The following are encoded in a window of Roseimaritima ulvae genomic DNA:
- a CDS encoding 3-hydroxyacyl-CoA dehydrogenase — translation MTSALQPSPDPPNVYLIGCGVVGQAILQAHLAAGCNVSISDLDEARLQAVCEQAIAGIPQARVTSAPPLGEKLPTRHLFAPEQNAIHPPPGRVEPQRGEGKASRRQPSPPGNPEDLAPLAIESIYENREAKRGLLGDLQSWLGPQAVLCSNTSTLPIAGLVEHLAVPEQCCGMHFFMPVEQRELVEIVVPPGASPSTIERATAHARRIGKPALAVADTPGFVVNRMLSPYLNEAFRLLCQGVSAEQLERVAKRFGMPLSPLELVDWIGPRTAFDAGRVYWQAFPGRLDPAPLLPGMIKAKLSGRGGGQGFYQYENGCRSEGLSAAALAVVERYERDPREWNDDEVRCQLFLPMLIEAHLILADGVVATVSEIDTAMRGGLGFRSPPGFFAAFRQWGTAAIAEELRTRKEQRSFSSAESLLEQLDAGRL, via the coding sequence ATGACTTCCGCTCTACAGCCCTCCCCCGATCCGCCGAATGTCTATCTGATTGGCTGCGGAGTGGTGGGGCAGGCCATATTGCAGGCTCATCTGGCCGCCGGATGCAACGTTTCGATCAGCGACTTGGACGAAGCGCGATTGCAGGCCGTCTGCGAACAAGCCATCGCAGGGATCCCCCAAGCCCGCGTCACCTCGGCTCCACCGCTGGGCGAGAAGCTGCCTACCCGGCACCTGTTTGCTCCCGAGCAAAACGCGATTCACCCTCCCCCTGGGAGGGTCGAGCCTCAGCGAGGGGAGGGCAAAGCGTCTCGACGCCAGCCGTCCCCCCCTGGCAATCCTGAAGACCTGGCGCCCCTGGCGATCGAGTCGATTTACGAGAACCGCGAGGCCAAAAGAGGACTGCTGGGCGACTTGCAATCCTGGCTGGGGCCTCAAGCGGTACTGTGCAGCAATACTTCGACGCTGCCGATCGCCGGCTTGGTCGAGCATCTGGCGGTTCCCGAGCAATGTTGCGGGATGCACTTTTTTATGCCCGTCGAGCAGCGGGAGCTGGTGGAAATCGTGGTTCCACCGGGGGCGTCCCCGAGCACGATCGAACGCGCCACCGCGCATGCTCGGCGGATTGGCAAACCCGCATTGGCGGTCGCCGACACGCCGGGTTTTGTCGTCAACCGCATGCTTTCGCCGTATTTAAACGAAGCCTTTCGGCTGCTCTGCCAGGGTGTTTCGGCGGAGCAACTGGAACGGGTGGCAAAGCGTTTTGGGATGCCTCTCTCTCCGCTGGAGCTGGTCGATTGGATCGGCCCCCGCACGGCCTTTGATGCTGGACGAGTGTATTGGCAAGCTTTTCCGGGGCGGCTCGACCCCGCGCCACTGCTGCCGGGAATGATCAAAGCCAAACTCAGCGGCCGCGGCGGCGGGCAGGGGTTTTATCAATACGAAAACGGCTGCCGCAGCGAAGGGCTGTCGGCAGCGGCGTTGGCGGTGGTCGAGCGTTACGAGCGAGACCCGCGAGAGTGGAACGACGACGAGGTCCGTTGCCAGCTGTTCTTGCCGATGTTGATCGAAGCCCATTTAATCTTGGCCGACGGTGTGGTCGCAACGGTCAGCGAAATCGATACGGCCATGCGGGGTGGACTGGGCTTCCGTTCACCTCCGGGCTTTTTTGCCGCCTTTCGACAGTGGGGAACCGCCGCGATCGCCGAAGAACTCCGTACGCGAAAGGAACAACGCAGTTTTTCTTCCGCCGAGAGTCTCCTGGAACAGCTCGATGCGGGGCGTCTTTAG
- a CDS encoding DOMON domain-containing protein has protein sequence MSQLLDPTFPFRFEVAIRQHPLSWKAGGLELPDACRMPSWGALADHPLYADVRMAWSPAGIGFTVRATDKRQLPWCRDSRVEESDGFQLLLDTRCSPNIHRANRYCHRFHFMPIGGGPKRDIPIAAMLPIHRARQTPTPIPGRKLKVAGRCKPDGYELSGLIPADALTGFDPVEHPRMSIWYAVIDREKGWQTFTLNPEFPVAEDPSLWGEATLDRRVAATPNK, from the coding sequence ATGTCGCAGCTGCTCGATCCCACCTTTCCGTTTCGCTTTGAGGTCGCCATTCGGCAGCACCCATTGAGCTGGAAGGCCGGTGGGTTGGAGCTTCCTGATGCGTGTCGGATGCCTTCTTGGGGAGCTCTGGCGGATCATCCGTTGTACGCCGACGTTCGCATGGCCTGGTCGCCGGCGGGGATTGGGTTCACGGTCCGGGCGACGGATAAGCGTCAGCTGCCCTGGTGTCGCGACAGCCGCGTGGAGGAAAGCGACGGCTTCCAACTGTTGCTCGACACCCGCTGTTCGCCCAATATCCATCGCGCCAATCGCTACTGCCACCGCTTCCACTTCATGCCCATCGGCGGCGGCCCCAAACGCGATATCCCGATCGCGGCGATGCTGCCCATCCACCGCGCCCGCCAGACGCCGACACCGATTCCGGGCCGGAAATTGAAAGTGGCCGGTCGCTGCAAACCCGACGGATACGAACTTTCGGGGCTGATACCCGCCGACGCGCTGACCGGGTTTGACCCTGTCGAACATCCTCGGATGAGTATCTGGTATGCGGTGATCGACCGCGAGAAAGGCTGGCAGACCTTCACCCTTAACCCTGAATTCCCGGTCGCCGAAGACCCCAGCCTGTGGGGCGAAGCCACGCTCGACCGCCGCGTCGCCGCAACGCCCAACAAGTAG
- a CDS encoding serine/threonine-protein kinase — protein sequence MSPQPDQDRNLLYGIIAHQMDFVSADALMKGMNEWILRKATPLGEILRQQGVMDADTCELIEALVAKHVARHQGDAQASIAALKGSGSIKQRLSSIDDEQIHRSLRADVREDPQHTLRTLPPPKDGEKKRFRVLRSHARGGIGEVYVAEDSQLAREVALKELQQDEAYNEVSRARFMLEAEITGSLEHPGIVPVYGMGCYDDGRPYYAMRFIRGESLKQAIDAFHQTADFSDEGSKRLALHKLLRRFIDVCNAIEYAHSRGVLHRDIKPANVMLGRFGETLVVDWGLGKPGTRTNRDRELVEATLKPRSGSGSLQTRHGSVFGTPAYMPPEQAAGQLDRLGPTSDVYSLGATLYDLLTGQPPVNGREIADVLVQIKRGNFPAPSEIAAWVPRPLDAICRKALATNPSNRYLSPRALAEDIEHWLADEPVDAYRESSLERAARWMRNHRTLVSGLGAGALASIVFLSTGLVLLNNAWRGEVAARVAASNNYQLAEERFQLARDAVDKFYVQVSEEVLLDEPGLQPVRRELLSQALEYYSDFVEQRGDDPALRHELGLAWFRIGAITEQLQSPRDAIEAYQSARRIQTELLEANATLPRRAALADTLNAIGRVFLRQQRLETAADAFREALRLREENARLQPGDTTYQRKLASSTMNVGIVARQMGSKERGYELINEAQRQRREALAKHNDLLVLRDLGMGHYNLAVCYLQDEKRQASERNLASAIEAFEEVLLQTPRDATVERRLAQAYSLLADGQLAAEDAESAIENYYASVDLFQSLSIRNPDISEFTARLASLHMNLASAEQALGNSAAAHENLDVAVSVLSDLSARIPDVPVYRRDLAVSLRKLASLDAGQDSAAAKRNAAESKRLLEGLMEQFPGVADYIEQFGETEKLIDALENPGKTT from the coding sequence ATCCTACGGCAACAGGGCGTCATGGACGCCGATACCTGTGAATTGATCGAGGCGTTGGTTGCCAAACACGTTGCCCGGCACCAAGGGGACGCGCAGGCGAGCATCGCCGCGCTGAAAGGCAGCGGCTCGATCAAGCAACGCCTGAGCTCCATTGATGACGAGCAGATTCATCGGAGTTTGCGTGCGGATGTCCGTGAGGATCCCCAACACACCCTGCGGACTCTACCGCCACCCAAAGATGGGGAGAAGAAACGGTTTCGCGTCCTTCGCTCGCACGCCCGCGGGGGCATTGGTGAAGTGTATGTCGCCGAAGATTCCCAACTGGCACGGGAAGTCGCGCTAAAAGAGCTGCAACAAGACGAAGCCTATAACGAGGTCAGCCGTGCCCGCTTCATGCTCGAAGCCGAGATCACCGGCAGCTTGGAGCATCCGGGAATCGTGCCGGTCTATGGAATGGGATGCTACGACGATGGTAGGCCGTACTACGCAATGCGGTTTATCCGAGGGGAAAGTCTAAAGCAAGCGATCGATGCTTTTCATCAAACAGCCGACTTTTCGGATGAAGGGAGCAAGCGGTTAGCCTTGCATAAACTGCTTCGGCGTTTCATTGATGTGTGCAATGCGATTGAGTATGCGCATAGCCGCGGAGTATTGCATCGCGACATCAAGCCGGCCAACGTGATGTTGGGGCGGTTTGGCGAAACCCTGGTGGTGGATTGGGGATTGGGGAAACCCGGCACGCGAACCAATCGTGATCGTGAGCTGGTTGAAGCCACCTTAAAGCCACGATCGGGTAGCGGTAGCCTGCAAACAAGACACGGTTCGGTCTTTGGAACGCCCGCCTACATGCCTCCCGAACAGGCGGCGGGCCAATTGGACCGGCTGGGCCCCACCAGCGATGTCTACAGCCTGGGGGCGACGCTCTACGATTTGCTGACCGGACAACCGCCGGTTAACGGGCGAGAAATTGCCGACGTACTTGTGCAAATCAAGCGGGGGAATTTTCCCGCTCCCAGTGAAATCGCTGCCTGGGTTCCACGCCCCCTCGACGCGATTTGCCGGAAGGCCTTGGCGACGAATCCTTCAAATCGGTATCTGTCACCCCGTGCCTTGGCTGAAGACATCGAGCATTGGCTGGCCGACGAACCGGTGGATGCTTACCGCGAATCGTCACTAGAACGGGCCGCACGCTGGATGCGAAACCACCGCACACTGGTGAGCGGTTTGGGGGCGGGAGCACTCGCTTCCATCGTTTTCCTTTCCACCGGTCTCGTCTTGTTGAACAATGCTTGGCGCGGCGAAGTGGCCGCACGCGTCGCTGCCAGTAACAACTACCAGCTCGCCGAGGAACGTTTCCAGCTTGCCCGGGATGCCGTTGACAAGTTTTACGTGCAGGTTAGCGAAGAGGTGCTGTTGGACGAACCCGGTTTGCAGCCGGTACGCCGTGAACTTCTAAGCCAGGCACTCGAGTACTACAGCGACTTTGTCGAGCAGCGCGGCGATGATCCTGCCTTGCGACACGAACTTGGGTTGGCCTGGTTCCGCATTGGAGCGATTACAGAACAATTGCAATCTCCGCGAGACGCCATTGAAGCCTATCAATCCGCTCGTCGGATTCAGACGGAGTTGCTGGAAGCCAACGCGACCCTACCGCGGCGGGCGGCTCTTGCCGATACGCTGAATGCCATCGGTCGCGTTTTTCTTCGGCAGCAGCGACTCGAAACGGCAGCCGATGCGTTCCGTGAGGCACTGCGGTTGCGTGAAGAAAACGCACGGCTTCAACCAGGCGACACCACATATCAGCGCAAACTGGCCAGCAGCACCATGAACGTGGGCATTGTGGCCCGCCAGATGGGTTCCAAGGAAAGGGGGTACGAACTGATCAATGAAGCGCAACGGCAACGGCGAGAGGCCCTCGCCAAACACAACGACCTGCTAGTGCTCCGCGACCTGGGCATGGGGCACTACAACCTGGCTGTCTGTTACCTTCAAGATGAAAAACGACAGGCAAGTGAGCGAAACTTGGCTTCGGCGATCGAGGCTTTTGAAGAGGTTTTGTTGCAGACTCCCCGAGACGCGACCGTTGAGCGGAGACTTGCGCAAGCCTACAGCTTGCTTGCCGATGGTCAACTCGCCGCGGAAGATGCCGAGAGCGCGATCGAGAACTACTACGCCTCCGTCGATCTATTTCAAAGTCTGTCGATTCGGAATCCCGACATCAGCGAATTTACTGCTCGGCTGGCGTCCCTACACATGAACCTCGCTAGCGCGGAGCAGGCGTTGGGCAATTCCGCAGCGGCACACGAGAATCTGGATGTAGCCGTAAGCGTGTTGTCGGATTTGTCAGCTCGCATACCGGACGTCCCTGTCTACCGGCGTGACTTAGCGGTGTCACTGCGTAAGCTGGCGTCTCTGGATGCAGGGCAAGACAGTGCGGCGGCAAAACGTAACGCCGCCGAATCCAAGCGTCTCTTGGAGGGTCTGATGGAGCAGTTCCCCGGCGTGGCGGACTACATCGAGCAATTCGGCGAAACCGAAAAACTGATTGACGCGCTGGAAAATCCTGGGAAGACCACCTAA